From Streptosporangium album, the proteins below share one genomic window:
- the secD gene encoding protein translocase subunit SecD, whose translation MSRAPVVRAVAAFAVIAISLLVALTMPPRLGLDLRGGTQIVLETRDSPTVKADAEATDRTLEVLRRRADALGVADAPLARSGERRIIVELPGVQDPAQAAEVIGKTAQLTFHPVIALADATTRAKAGEQIIPDEDGTRLLIGPAGLTGDGVSDAQAGTDPQQGGGWYVTVDLRDGGRKAWAELTGKAACQPVGDPKRRVAIVLDSKVIVSPQVNEGVACDVGLPGDSTQITGSFTAEEAQDLAVLIKGGSLPVPVEIVEQRTVGPTLGAAAITASAEAAVIGVLLTALFIIVVYRLVGFLAAVALACYALVSYAALVALGATLTLPGLAGFVLAIGMAVDANVLVFERAREEYAARPRLRPALEKGFRNAWSAVADSNITTLLAAGLLFFLASGPVRGFGVTLSIGVVASLVTAMVITRVLAEWAVSRKSVAGRPALTGLSGIGRLRTWLNARRPDLMRHRTVYLVLTCVVVTAALAGVAVRGLGFGVEFTGGRLVEYSTSAPMTADTARELVSAAGFPEAVVQSSGTDISVRTGQIDATGLERIEAALESRAGQITKERDELIGPSMGDELRRNALVALGVALAAQLAYLAFRFRWTFGLATVLALVADAAVVLGAFAWLGKPVDGVFLAAMLTVIGYSVNDKVVVFDRVRELWGLRPKAPFAEVTSTAILQTVPRTVNTGLGALFILAALAVLGGDSLTDFAVALLIGIVTGTLSSALVAAPLAVVFEKHSSAPPPQPVRRRVPGSREGSGAVV comes from the coding sequence ATGTCGCGTGCCCCCGTGGTGCGCGCGGTAGCGGCGTTCGCCGTTATCGCCATCTCCCTTCTCGTCGCGTTGACCATGCCCCCGCGTCTCGGACTCGACCTGCGCGGCGGCACCCAGATCGTCCTGGAGACCAGGGACTCCCCGACCGTCAAGGCCGACGCCGAGGCCACCGACCGCACCCTTGAGGTGCTCCGCCGCCGGGCCGACGCCCTGGGTGTGGCCGACGCGCCGCTGGCCCGCTCCGGCGAGCGGCGCATCATCGTGGAACTGCCCGGCGTGCAGGACCCGGCCCAGGCCGCCGAGGTCATCGGCAAAACCGCCCAGCTCACCTTCCACCCCGTCATCGCCCTGGCCGACGCGACGACCAGAGCCAAGGCGGGTGAGCAGATCATCCCCGACGAGGACGGCACCAGGCTGCTCATCGGCCCGGCCGGGCTCACCGGAGACGGTGTCAGCGACGCCCAGGCCGGGACCGACCCCCAGCAGGGCGGCGGCTGGTACGTCACCGTGGACCTCCGTGACGGAGGCCGCAAGGCGTGGGCCGAGCTGACCGGCAAGGCCGCGTGCCAACCGGTGGGCGACCCGAAACGGCGGGTCGCCATCGTGCTCGACTCCAAGGTCATCGTCTCGCCGCAGGTGAACGAGGGCGTGGCCTGCGACGTGGGCCTGCCGGGCGACTCCACCCAGATCACCGGCTCCTTCACCGCAGAGGAGGCGCAGGACCTGGCCGTGCTCATCAAGGGCGGCTCGCTGCCGGTGCCCGTCGAGATCGTCGAGCAGCGGACCGTCGGCCCGACGCTCGGCGCCGCCGCGATCACCGCCAGCGCCGAGGCGGCCGTGATCGGCGTGCTGCTGACCGCCCTGTTCATCATCGTGGTCTACCGGCTGGTGGGGTTCCTCGCCGCCGTCGCCCTGGCCTGTTACGCGCTCGTCTCCTACGCGGCGCTGGTGGCGCTCGGCGCCACGCTCACCCTGCCGGGCCTGGCGGGCTTCGTGCTCGCGATCGGCATGGCGGTGGACGCCAACGTGCTGGTCTTCGAGCGGGCCAGGGAGGAGTACGCCGCCCGCCCAAGGCTCCGGCCCGCCTTGGAGAAGGGCTTCCGCAACGCCTGGAGCGCGGTGGCCGACTCCAATATCACCACTCTGCTCGCGGCCGGGCTGCTGTTCTTCCTGGCTTCGGGGCCGGTGCGCGGCTTCGGCGTCACCCTGAGCATCGGCGTGGTCGCCTCGCTGGTCACCGCGATGGTCATCACGCGGGTGCTGGCCGAGTGGGCGGTGTCGAGGAAGTCGGTGGCCGGGCGGCCCGCCCTGACCGGCCTGTCCGGCATCGGACGCCTCCGGACCTGGCTGAACGCCCGCAGGCCCGACCTGATGCGCCACCGGACGGTCTATCTCGTGCTCACCTGCGTGGTGGTGACCGCCGCCCTCGCCGGGGTGGCGGTGCGGGGGCTCGGATTCGGGGTGGAGTTCACCGGCGGCCGGCTGGTGGAGTACTCCACCAGCGCCCCGATGACCGCCGACACCGCCCGCGAGCTGGTCAGCGCGGCCGGGTTCCCGGAGGCGGTGGTGCAGTCCTCCGGCACGGACATCTCCGTGCGGACCGGCCAGATCGACGCCACCGGCCTGGAGAGGATCGAGGCGGCGCTGGAGAGCCGGGCCGGGCAGATCACCAAGGAGCGCGACGAGCTCATCGGCCCGAGCATGGGTGACGAGCTTCGCCGCAACGCGCTGGTCGCGCTGGGTGTCGCGCTCGCGGCCCAGCTCGCCTACCTGGCCTTCCGGTTCCGCTGGACGTTCGGCCTGGCGACGGTGCTGGCCCTGGTCGCGGACGCGGCGGTCGTGCTCGGCGCGTTCGCCTGGCTGGGCAAGCCGGTGGACGGGGTGTTCCTGGCCGCGATGCTCACCGTGATCGGTTACTCGGTCAACGACAAGGTCGTGGTCTTCGACCGCGTCCGCGAGCTGTGGGGGCTGCGCCCCAAGGCGCCGTTCGCGGAGGTGACCAGTACCGCGATCCTGCAGACCGTGCCCCGTACGGTGAACACGGGCCTGGGCGCGCTGTTCATCCTGGCCGCGCTGGCCGTGCTCGGCGGCGACTCGCTGACCGACTTCGCGGTGGCCCTGCTGATCGGCATCGTCACCGGCACGCTGTCCTCCGCCCTGGTCGCGGCGCCGCTGGCGGTCGTGTTCGAAAAGCACAGCTCGGCGCCACCGCCACAGCCCGTGCGCAGGCGCGTGCCCGGGTCGCGCGAGGGATCGGGAGCGGTGGTGTGA
- a CDS encoding EF-hand domain-containing protein, giving the protein MADDYATTFRIIDVDGDGLISATEMTRLMEVLGQPITPEAAEAAIVKIDMDGDGLISLEEFGGYLG; this is encoded by the coding sequence GTGGCGGACGACTACGCGACGACTTTCAGGATTATCGACGTCGACGGTGACGGCCTGATCTCGGCCACCGAGATGACACGCCTCATGGAGGTGCTCGGCCAGCCGATCACCCCCGAGGCCGCGGAGGCCGCCATCGTCAAGATCGACATGGACGGTGACGGGCTGATCTCCCTGGAGGAGTTCGGCGGTTACCTCGGGTAG
- a CDS encoding L,D-transpeptidase family protein, with protein MRRIVQCFLTANMVLALTAFLPFDMERTGMASQRYSGPPAARFGHAAAPPQFPTLQLGDKGNLIREVQVRLDRLGFSPGPLGSEYGPALRAAVWAFQKANGLPPVDRVDSPTWRALAHPERVRPLVPSGEPARVEIDLRRQLLTAWQDDKPALVSHISTGTGEHYCKNGHCGVAVTPVGDFRAWWRTSGWTKGPLGEQFYTVYFNGGIGFHGSELVPRHPASHGCIRVPLHNARPLFQMVQTGEPVYVR; from the coding sequence ATGCGAAGAATTGTCCAGTGCTTTCTGACCGCGAACATGGTCCTCGCGCTGACCGCGTTCCTGCCGTTCGATATGGAACGCACCGGTATGGCGTCCCAGCGGTATTCCGGGCCCCCCGCGGCCCGTTTCGGGCACGCCGCCGCGCCGCCGCAGTTCCCCACCCTTCAACTCGGCGACAAGGGGAACCTGATCCGTGAGGTCCAGGTCCGTCTCGACCGGTTGGGGTTCAGTCCGGGACCTCTCGGCTCCGAGTACGGCCCCGCGCTCCGGGCTGCCGTGTGGGCCTTCCAGAAGGCCAACGGGCTGCCACCCGTCGACCGGGTCGACTCTCCGACCTGGCGCGCGCTCGCTCACCCGGAGCGTGTCAGGCCGCTGGTGCCCTCCGGGGAGCCCGCGAGGGTGGAGATCGACCTACGCCGTCAGCTGCTCACCGCGTGGCAGGACGACAAGCCCGCGCTCGTCTCCCACATCTCGACCGGCACGGGTGAGCACTACTGCAAGAACGGGCACTGCGGGGTCGCCGTCACGCCCGTCGGCGACTTCCGCGCCTGGTGGCGGACGTCGGGGTGGACCAAGGGTCCGCTGGGCGAACAGTTCTACACCGTCTACTTCAACGGCGGCATCGGCTTCCACGGCTCCGAACTGGTCCCCAGGCATCCCGCGTCCCACGGATGCATCCGGGTCCCGCTGCACAACGCCCGGCCGCTTTTCCAGATGGTCCAGACGGGGGAGCCGGTCTACGTCCGCTGA
- a CDS encoding FAD-dependent oxidoreductase, producing the protein MRANSEKILVVGAGVSGLTTALCLAREGFRVTVVAEKFAPDIVSVVAGALWEWPPAVCGYHHDQVSLARSKDWCVTSYRVFEELARAKVPGVAMRRSNFYFRRPVGENPLDLHKMQELAGKVRGFVHDRSLAERNGVSPDYGVVDAYSHMAPMIDTDQYMMWLIRQVKSHGVQVRRERIEGLLAEQRAELLDRFGAEAIVCCAGLGTARLRGVSMYPLRGALVRVRNGGIRGPRIGEAHCVSHQEGQDEQDIVFIVPRSQRILVLGGLAEKDEWDTGITMENHGPVRDMYERCLAFMPALRQARVDPDEPVRVGLRPFRKENVCLEWDEASRIIYNFAHGGAGFSFSWGCAQEAVGLVRAAVEDRKYSHSF; encoded by the coding sequence GTGCGCGCGAATTCGGAGAAAATACTGGTCGTCGGGGCCGGTGTGAGCGGACTGACGACTGCGCTGTGTCTGGCCAGGGAAGGATTCCGCGTCACCGTGGTCGCGGAGAAGTTCGCGCCCGACATCGTCTCCGTCGTGGCGGGGGCGCTCTGGGAGTGGCCGCCCGCGGTATGCGGTTACCACCACGACCAGGTCTCACTTGCCCGCTCCAAGGACTGGTGCGTCACCTCGTACCGGGTTTTCGAGGAACTCGCCCGTGCCAAGGTTCCCGGAGTGGCCATGCGGAGATCCAACTTCTACTTCAGGCGCCCGGTCGGAGAGAATCCGCTTGATCTGCACAAGATGCAGGAGCTCGCGGGCAAGGTACGCGGCTTCGTCCATGACCGGTCGCTCGCCGAACGCAACGGCGTCAGTCCCGACTACGGCGTGGTCGACGCTTACTCCCACATGGCACCCATGATCGACACGGATCAGTACATGATGTGGCTGATACGGCAGGTCAAGAGCCACGGGGTGCAGGTCAGGCGGGAGCGGATCGAGGGGTTGCTCGCCGAGCAGAGAGCCGAGCTCCTTGACAGGTTCGGCGCCGAGGCCATCGTCTGCTGCGCGGGGCTCGGCACCGCCCGGCTGCGCGGCGTCAGCATGTATCCGCTGCGCGGCGCGCTTGTCCGCGTCCGCAACGGCGGGATCCGCGGGCCCCGGATCGGCGAGGCCCACTGCGTCTCCCACCAGGAGGGCCAGGACGAGCAGGACATCGTCTTCATCGTGCCGCGCAGCCAGAGAATCCTCGTTCTCGGCGGGCTGGCGGAAAAGGACGAGTGGGACACGGGCATCACCATGGAAAACCACGGGCCGGTCCGGGACATGTATGAGCGCTGCCTGGCGTTCATGCCCGCGCTGCGGCAGGCCCGGGTCGACCCCGATGAGCCGGTACGGGTCGGGTTGCGGCCTTTCCGAAAGGAGAACGTCTGCCTGGAATGGGATGAGGCGAGCCGGATCATCTACAATTTCGCGCACGGTGGGGCGGGATTCAGTTTCTCCTGGGGATGCGCACAGGAAGCCGTCGGGCTTGTGCGTGCAGCCGTAGAGGACCGTAAGTACTCACATTCCTTTTGA
- a CDS encoding IclR family transcriptional regulator: MPAESSQTLERGLRLLRLLADGRPGRTPTELAAELGLSRPAVYRLLTTLQSEGFVRRDGDGRVHLGFGVLVLARAVQPLLREGALPTLRRLAEEVGATAHLTVAEGDDGLAVAVVEPSWTDMHVAYREGSRHPLTRGAAGLAILALRQGRTAYAISEGQLQEGARGIAAPVPGVPWLEASVGVVSFTPLAPESIGPRVAAAAAELAAALA, from the coding sequence ATGCCGGCCGAATCGTCGCAGACCCTGGAACGCGGTCTCCGCCTGCTCCGCCTGCTCGCCGACGGCCGCCCCGGCCGCACGCCCACCGAACTCGCGGCCGAGCTCGGGCTGAGCCGCCCGGCGGTCTACCGACTGCTCACCACCCTCCAGAGCGAGGGCTTCGTCCGCCGGGACGGCGACGGCCGCGTCCATCTCGGTTTCGGCGTCCTCGTCCTGGCACGTGCCGTCCAGCCGCTGCTCCGCGAGGGTGCGCTGCCCACCCTGCGCAGGCTCGCCGAAGAGGTCGGCGCGACCGCGCACCTCACCGTGGCCGAGGGGGACGACGGCCTGGCCGTGGCGGTGGTCGAGCCCTCCTGGACGGACATGCACGTCGCCTACCGGGAGGGTTCCCGCCACCCGCTCACCCGGGGCGCGGCCGGTCTGGCGATCCTCGCCCTGCGCCAGGGCCGCACCGCGTATGCGATCAGCGAGGGCCAGCTCCAGGAAGGCGCGCGGGGCATAGCCGCCCCCGTCCCCGGAGTCCCCTGGCTGGAGGCCTCCGTGGGAGTGGTCTCCTTCACTCCCCTCGCCCCCGAGTCCATCGGCCCCCGGGTGGCGGCCGCCGCCGCGGAGCTGGCCGCCGCCCTGGCCTGA
- a CDS encoding ferredoxin produces the protein MRLVVDLNRCQGYAQCAFLAPDVFVMHGEEALMYDPGADETQREQIMRASAACPVQAILVDQVDLAEGALAHVG, from the coding sequence ATGAGGCTTGTCGTCGATCTCAACCGGTGCCAGGGATACGCGCAGTGCGCCTTTCTGGCACCGGATGTCTTCGTCATGCACGGCGAGGAAGCCCTGATGTACGACCCCGGTGCCGACGAGACGCAGCGTGAGCAGATCATGAGGGCCTCGGCGGCGTGCCCGGTCCAGGCCATCCTCGTCGACCAGGTCGACCTGGCGGAGGGGGCGCTCGCCCATGTCGGTTGA
- a CDS encoding NAD(P)/FAD-dependent oxidoreductase, with product MSVDGPTRTFRRQGRVVVVGASLAGLRAAETLREEGFTGALTMIGDEPHGPYDRPPLSKQVLLGKTPADGTALPRRRAIDAEWRLGVAATGLDLTEKRVRLADGQEVGFDRLLIATGTRARPWPRDAEADLDGVFVLRTSDDAARLDQRLAARPRRVLVIGAGFTGSEVASACRERGLEVTVAERGPAPLVGALGGVIGAIAAELQREHGVDLRCCITVTALEGDPAGRLRRAHLSDGTALDVDVAVIALGAMRNTEWLAGSGLGAGPRGVACDAGCRAFDVHGIVTDDIFVAGDVARSPHPLFGYQFLSLEHWGNAVAQAETAAHNMISAGPDRRPHLWVPAFWSAQFGVNIKSVGVPPMGEEIAVTQGSLAEHRFAAAYGFQGRVIAAVSFDHARWIDFYRERIESAAPFPPDFTGVDRPPGGVRPVPADFPDPALPTHGPTVTLSGYSPSDRRVTFTPARA from the coding sequence ATGTCGGTTGACGGGCCGACGAGGACGTTCAGGCGCCAGGGCCGCGTGGTCGTCGTCGGCGCCTCACTGGCGGGTCTGCGGGCCGCGGAGACCCTCCGCGAGGAGGGGTTCACCGGAGCGCTGACCATGATCGGCGACGAGCCGCACGGACCCTACGACCGGCCGCCGCTGTCCAAGCAGGTCCTGCTCGGCAAGACGCCGGCGGATGGCACCGCCCTTCCCCGGCGCCGCGCGATCGACGCGGAGTGGCGGCTCGGGGTCGCCGCCACCGGGCTGGACCTGACCGAGAAGCGGGTACGCCTGGCCGACGGGCAGGAGGTCGGGTTCGACCGCCTGCTGATAGCGACGGGCACCCGGGCCCGGCCGTGGCCCAGGGACGCGGAGGCCGACCTTGACGGCGTCTTCGTCCTGCGTACCAGTGACGACGCTGCCCGGCTGGACCAGCGGCTGGCCGCCAGGCCCCGCCGGGTGCTCGTCATCGGCGCCGGGTTCACCGGCTCCGAAGTCGCTTCCGCCTGCCGCGAGCGGGGACTGGAGGTCACGGTCGCCGAACGTGGCCCGGCCCCGCTCGTGGGAGCGCTCGGGGGAGTCATCGGCGCGATCGCGGCGGAGCTGCAGCGCGAGCACGGTGTCGACCTGCGCTGCTGCATCACGGTGACCGCGCTCGAAGGCGACCCGGCCGGGCGGCTCAGACGCGCCCACCTGTCCGACGGCACCGCGCTGGACGTCGACGTGGCGGTGATCGCGCTCGGCGCGATGCGCAACACCGAGTGGCTGGCGGGTTCGGGGCTCGGCGCCGGTCCCCGGGGAGTCGCCTGCGACGCCGGGTGCCGGGCCTTCGACGTCCACGGCATCGTCACCGACGACATCTTCGTGGCGGGCGACGTCGCCCGCTCCCCGCACCCGCTCTTCGGCTACCAGTTCCTCTCCCTGGAGCACTGGGGCAACGCGGTCGCGCAGGCCGAGACCGCGGCCCACAACATGATCAGTGCCGGACCCGACCGCCGCCCGCACCTGTGGGTGCCGGCCTTCTGGTCCGCCCAGTTCGGCGTGAACATCAAGTCCGTCGGCGTCCCGCCCATGGGCGAGGAGATCGCGGTCACCCAGGGATCCCTCGCCGAGCACCGCTTCGCTGCGGCCTACGGCTTCCAGGGGCGTGTCATCGCCGCAGTCAGCTTCGACCACGCCCGATGGATCGACTTCTACCGCGAGCGGATCGAATCGGCCGCGCCGTTCCCGCCGGACTTCACCGGCGTCGACCGGCCCCCCGGAGGGGTACGGCCCGTCCCCGCCGACTTCCCGGACCCCGCCCTGCCCACCCACGGGCCCACCGTCACCCTGAGCGGGTACTCGCCCAGCGACCGACGGGTCACCTTCACCCCGGCCCGTGCCTGA
- a CDS encoding cytochrome P450, with protein MTSGTLLHQITDYANRADPYPLYAELRRTPVARQDDGVYTVSTYWEINSLLHDPRLSSDARNRVPLADGSLSPDPEEDAALPPSFIRLDPPEHDRMRRLATRPFGPPNCPRRIHDMRGELARMVSDLIDGFEGREQADIVDDFAYPFPVMVICNLLGVPHQDETRFHGWADTIVSALDPSPAEGAAERQRVAQQARTELGRYLAGLIEEHRRTPGHDMLSALATDHGPDGRMSQLELITTAVLLLIAGHETTVNLIANGALTLLRHPEVLGRLREDPDLAVPLVEELLRYEPPVQLLPQRTALADVDVAGTLIPKGSPIWLMLASGNRDPRRFPDADRFDPGRRDNQHLGFGSGIHYCFGAPLARLEAQIALTELARRLVNPRLVEDPPPYRQNPVLRGPRHLPVSFDGLTA; from the coding sequence ATGACATCGGGAACCCTGCTCCACCAGATCACCGACTACGCCAACCGCGCCGATCCGTACCCCCTGTACGCCGAGCTCCGCAGGACGCCGGTGGCACGGCAGGACGACGGCGTCTACACCGTCAGCACCTACTGGGAGATCAACAGCCTGCTGCACGACCCGCGGCTCAGCTCCGACGCGCGCAACCGCGTCCCCCTGGCGGACGGTTCCCTGTCCCCGGATCCGGAGGAGGACGCCGCCCTGCCGCCCAGCTTCATACGGCTCGACCCGCCCGAGCACGACCGGATGCGCCGCCTGGCGACACGGCCGTTCGGGCCGCCGAACTGCCCCCGGCGGATCCACGACATGCGCGGCGAGCTCGCCCGGATGGTGTCCGACCTGATCGACGGCTTCGAGGGCAGGGAACAGGCCGACATCGTCGACGACTTCGCCTATCCGTTTCCGGTGATGGTGATCTGCAACCTGCTGGGGGTGCCCCATCAGGACGAGACCCGCTTCCACGGCTGGGCCGACACGATCGTCTCCGCTCTCGACCCCAGCCCCGCCGAGGGGGCCGCCGAGCGGCAGCGCGTCGCCCAGCAGGCCCGGACCGAGCTGGGCCGCTACCTGGCCGGGCTCATCGAGGAGCACCGCCGTACCCCCGGCCACGACATGCTGTCGGCCCTGGCCACCGACCACGGCCCGGACGGGCGGATGTCGCAGCTCGAACTGATCACCACCGCCGTCCTGCTGCTCATCGCCGGCCACGAGACCACCGTCAACCTCATCGCCAACGGGGCGCTCACCCTGCTGCGTCACCCGGAGGTCCTCGGGCGGCTGCGTGAGGACCCCGACCTGGCCGTCCCGCTCGTGGAGGAACTGCTGCGCTACGAGCCCCCGGTGCAGCTCCTGCCCCAGCGCACCGCCCTGGCCGACGTCGATGTCGCCGGCACCCTCATCCCGAAGGGTTCGCCCATCTGGCTCATGCTGGCCTCCGGCAACCGCGACCCCCGGCGCTTCCCCGACGCCGACCGGTTCGATCCCGGCCGCCGGGACAACCAGCACCTCGGCTTCGGCAGCGGCATCCACTACTGCTTCGGCGCGCCCCTCGCCCGGCTGGAGGCGCAGATCGCGCTGACCGAGCTCGCCCGCCGCCTCGTCAATCCCCGGCTCGTGGAGGATCCGCCCCCGTACCGGCAGAACCCGGTCCTGCGCGGCCCCCGCCACCTCCCCGTCTCCTTCGACGGCCTCACCGCGTAG
- a CDS encoding VOC family protein, whose translation MLHHVQLACPPGSEAALRGFYGGVLGLAEIPKPPALAVRGGCWFRGHGIELHLGVEADFRPARKAHPGLLVADLDGWARRLTEAGYPVAFDDDFPGMRRFYSEDPHGNRLEFLEPLP comes from the coding sequence ATGCTGCACCACGTCCAGCTGGCCTGCCCGCCCGGAAGCGAGGCCGCGCTGCGGGGCTTCTACGGAGGCGTGCTCGGGCTGGCTGAGATTCCCAAACCTCCCGCGCTCGCCGTACGCGGTGGGTGCTGGTTCCGCGGCCACGGCATCGAGCTGCACCTGGGCGTCGAGGCCGACTTCCGCCCGGCCCGCAAAGCCCATCCCGGTCTCCTGGTCGCTGACCTGGACGGATGGGCCCGGCGGCTGACCGAGGCCGGCTACCCGGTCGCCTTCGACGACGACTTCCCCGGCATGCGCCGCTTCTACAGCGAAGACCCCCACGGCAACCGCCTGGAGTTTCTCGAACCGCTGCCCTGA
- a CDS encoding nuclear transport factor 2 family protein, whose amino-acid sequence MTRPLTPREVFLKLVHGVSEGRWEELSDLYAEQTCVEHPFAPLGAAPLRTRDELREHFSAGARMKPVRQRPAGIVVHETTDPEVIVAEFEYRGTADDGEPFTVPCVFVLRVRDGKIVASRDYIDHIASARRRGRLGELADALRSSS is encoded by the coding sequence ATGACGCGCCCACTCACTCCCCGCGAGGTCTTCCTGAAGCTCGTCCACGGCGTCTCGGAAGGTCGCTGGGAGGAGCTTTCCGACCTCTACGCCGAACAGACCTGTGTCGAGCACCCGTTCGCGCCGCTGGGAGCCGCCCCCCTGCGCACCCGGGACGAACTGCGCGAGCACTTCTCGGCCGGGGCGCGGATGAAGCCCGTCCGGCAGCGACCGGCCGGCATCGTCGTTCACGAGACCACGGACCCGGAGGTCATCGTCGCCGAGTTCGAGTACCGGGGGACGGCCGACGACGGCGAGCCCTTCACCGTCCCCTGCGTGTTCGTGCTTCGCGTGAGAGACGGGAAGATCGTCGCCTCTCGCGACTACATCGATCACATCGCCTCGGCCAGGCGCCGCGGGCGGCTCGGCGAGCTGGCCGACGCCCTCCGGTCCTCATCTTGA
- a CDS encoding TetR/AcrR family transcriptional regulator, which produces MKREETDGAGHPLRADARSNRLRILEVAEEVFGKGGRSASTEEVARLAGVGIATVFRHFPTKGALLEAVLVRHLIRLRDRADDLSGSADPGAAFFGFFAHVVDNASEKLAIIEAFTYAGGDPGGKAALASDGLREAIGVLLRRAQDAGAVRNDIGLPELYVLLVGSSRAVAHTPLDREVRDRALAVVFDGLAPGAGAGTDRRTGRPAR; this is translated from the coding sequence GTGAAGCGAGAAGAGACCGACGGGGCCGGGCATCCGCTGCGCGCCGACGCCCGCAGCAACCGGCTCCGCATCCTGGAGGTCGCCGAAGAGGTCTTCGGCAAGGGCGGCAGGTCGGCGTCGACCGAGGAGGTGGCCCGTCTCGCGGGTGTCGGCATAGCCACGGTCTTCCGCCACTTCCCCACCAAGGGCGCCCTGCTGGAGGCCGTGCTCGTCCGGCACCTCATCCGCCTGCGCGACCGGGCGGACGACCTCTCCGGGTCGGCCGACCCCGGCGCGGCGTTCTTCGGTTTCTTCGCCCATGTCGTCGACAACGCGTCCGAGAAGCTCGCCATCATCGAGGCGTTCACCTACGCCGGCGGCGATCCCGGCGGCAAGGCGGCCCTGGCCTCGGACGGACTGCGCGAGGCCATCGGGGTCCTGCTCCGCCGCGCCCAGGACGCCGGCGCGGTCCGGAACGACATCGGCCTCCCCGAGCTCTACGTGCTCCTCGTCGGATCCTCACGCGCCGTCGCCCACACTCCCCTCGACCGGGAGGTACGGGACCGGGCACTCGCCGTCGTCTTCGACGGCCTCGCCCCCGGAGCAGGCGCCGGAACCGATCGCCGCACCGGACGGCCGGCCCGGTGA
- a CDS encoding homogentisate 1,2-dioxygenase: protein MPYYRTVGEIPRKRHVQFRRPDGGLYAEELMGEEGFSSDSSLLYHRHLPTAIIKAEAVEPAAGTTLTPNLPLSPRHFRTQDLPVGGDLVSGRGLLAGNADVRMSYAASETPSELYRNSMGDECVYIASGRVRFESAYGVIEAGAGDYVVVPTGTIHRWVPQGRVTAFTIEAAGHIRPPKRYLSTHGQFLEHAPYCERDLRTPQEPLTVEGEEVPVLVRTRGGLTRLVYRNHPFDVVGWDGCLYPYAFNINDFEPIVKRTHAPPPVHQTFEGPNFVICSFCPRPLDFHPDAVPIPYNHHNVDSDELMFYAGGDYTARKGSGIDVGSISLHPAGFTHGPQPGAVEAVIEAVRQGHTQTSELAVMVDTFRPLDLGPAGLSVEDPAYAWTWAR, encoded by the coding sequence ATGCCGTACTACCGCACCGTGGGAGAGATCCCCCGCAAGCGACATGTGCAGTTCCGGCGGCCCGACGGCGGGCTGTACGCCGAGGAGCTGATGGGCGAGGAGGGCTTCTCCAGCGACTCGTCCCTGCTCTACCACCGCCACCTGCCCACGGCGATCATCAAGGCGGAGGCGGTCGAACCGGCGGCGGGCACCACGCTGACCCCCAACCTGCCCCTCTCCCCCCGCCACTTCCGCACCCAGGACCTGCCGGTGGGCGGCGACCTGGTCTCCGGGCGCGGGCTGCTGGCGGGCAACGCCGACGTCCGCATGTCGTACGCCGCGAGCGAGACCCCCAGCGAGCTCTACCGCAACTCCATGGGCGACGAGTGCGTCTACATCGCGAGCGGCCGGGTCAGGTTCGAGTCGGCCTACGGAGTGATCGAGGCCGGTGCGGGCGACTATGTGGTCGTCCCGACCGGGACGATCCACCGCTGGGTGCCGCAGGGCCGCGTCACGGCGTTCACGATCGAGGCCGCGGGGCACATCCGGCCACCCAAGCGTTACCTGTCCACGCACGGCCAGTTCCTGGAGCACGCCCCCTACTGCGAGCGCGACCTGCGCACCCCGCAGGAGCCGCTGACCGTCGAGGGCGAGGAGGTGCCGGTGCTGGTCCGCACGCGCGGCGGGCTCACCCGGCTGGTCTACCGCAACCACCCGTTCGACGTGGTCGGCTGGGACGGCTGCCTGTACCCCTACGCGTTCAACATCAACGACTTCGAGCCCATCGTGAAGCGGACCCACGCCCCGCCGCCGGTGCACCAGACCTTCGAGGGCCCGAACTTCGTGATCTGCTCCTTCTGCCCCCGGCCGCTGGACTTCCACCCGGACGCCGTCCCCATCCCCTACAACCACCACAACGTCGACTCCGACGAGCTGATGTTCTACGCGGGCGGCGACTACACCGCGCGCAAGGGCTCGGGCATCGACGTCGGCTCGATCTCCCTGCACCCGGCCGGGTTCACACACGGCCCACAGCCGGGCGCCGTCGAGGCCGTCATCGAGGCGGTACGGCAGGGCCACACCCAGACGAGCGAACTGGCCGTGATGGTCGACACCTTCCGCCCGCTCGACCTGGGACCCGCCGGCCTGTCGGTCGAGGACCCCGCCTACGCATGGACCTGGGCCCGATGA